In Onychostoma macrolepis isolate SWU-2019 chromosome 06, ASM1243209v1, whole genome shotgun sequence, one DNA window encodes the following:
- the pnkd gene encoding probable hydrolase PNKD isoform X1: protein MALPEWTVYLLCFALVCGGIYICRIFKCATISAWKSSPIAKLMARTEKPLFWIAYSLYTRTKLGYIFHKRQMRKARERYPAGHSRTQPTIINGIKIIPVPILSDNYSYVVIDTASNMAVVVDPADPQPVQACLEEEGVALQAVLCTHKHWDHSGGNRALKRRYRSCRVYGNAMDNIPGLTHPLSDKDTIDFGTRLHFRAFYTPGHTVGHIIYLLDGRAIGGSSSLFSGDLVFLSGCGRMFEGNASTMLSSLDTVGSLNDETLLWPGHEYAEDNLLFAAEVEPCNVVRDQKLQWVLQQRGQRLCTCPSTLAEEKQYNPFLRSHSQDLHRALGLQQNQDEDWTSYRARVLEELRRRKDIYKDR from the exons TCGTATTTTTAAATGCGCCACAATAAGTGCATGGAAAAGCAGCCCGATCGCTAAACTGATGGCTCGCACAGAGAAACCACTGTTTTGGATAGC GTATTCTCTATATACACGGACCAAACTCGGGTACATATTTCATAAGAGGCAGATGAGGAAAGCTCGGGAGCGGTACCCTGCCGGCCACTCCAGAACTCAACCTACTATAATCAACG GCATCAAGATCATACCAGTGCCCATCTTATCAGACAATTACAGCTATGTGGTCATTGACACTGCATCAAATATGGCTGTTGTGGTTGATCCTGCTGACCCTCAGCCTGTTCAG GCATGCCTAGAGGAAGAGGGGGTGGCATTACAAGCTGTTCTCTGTACACACAAGCACTG GGACCACAGTGGAGGGAACAGGGCTCTAAAGAGACGCTACAGGTCCTGTCGAGTGTATGGGAACGCTATGGACAACATTCCAGGCCTTACACA CCCACTTTCAGACAAAGACACAATAGATTTTGGAACTCGGCTGCACTTCAGGGCCTTCTATACCCCTGGCCACACAGTGGGTCACATAATCTACCTGCTTGATGGCCGAGCGATAGGTGGCTCCAGCAGCTTGTTTTCAGGGGACCTGGTATTCCTCTCTGGATGTG GGAGAATGTTTGAGGGTAATGCCTCAACTATGCTGTCATCTCTGGATACAGTGGGATCGCTGAACGATGAAACTCTGCTTTGGCCTG GACATGAGTATGCTGAGGATAACCTGCTGTTTGCTGCTGAAGTGGAGCCTTGCAATGTTGTACGGGACCAGAAGTTGCAGTGGGTGCTGCAACAGAGGGGTCAGAGACTTTGCACA TGTCCATCCACCCTAGCGGAGGAGAAGCAATACAATCCCTTCCTGCGGAGCCACTCCCAGGATCTCCACCGGGCTCTGGGTCTGCAGCAGAATCAGGACGAGGACTGGACGTCATATCGCGCCCGTGTTTTAGAGGAACTGCGTAGACGGAAGGACATTTATAAGGACCGATAA
- the pnkd gene encoding probable hydrolase PNKD isoform X2 encodes MRKARERYPAGHSRTQPTIINGIKIIPVPILSDNYSYVVIDTASNMAVVVDPADPQPVQACLEEEGVALQAVLCTHKHWDHSGGNRALKRRYRSCRVYGNAMDNIPGLTHPLSDKDTIDFGTRLHFRAFYTPGHTVGHIIYLLDGRAIGGSSSLFSGDLVFLSGCGRMFEGNASTMLSSLDTVGSLNDETLLWPGHEYAEDNLLFAAEVEPCNVVRDQKLQWVLQQRGQRLCTCPSTLAEEKQYNPFLRSHSQDLHRALGLQQNQDEDWTSYRARVLEELRRRKDIYKDR; translated from the exons ATGAGGAAAGCTCGGGAGCGGTACCCTGCCGGCCACTCCAGAACTCAACCTACTATAATCAACG GCATCAAGATCATACCAGTGCCCATCTTATCAGACAATTACAGCTATGTGGTCATTGACACTGCATCAAATATGGCTGTTGTGGTTGATCCTGCTGACCCTCAGCCTGTTCAG GCATGCCTAGAGGAAGAGGGGGTGGCATTACAAGCTGTTCTCTGTACACACAAGCACTG GGACCACAGTGGAGGGAACAGGGCTCTAAAGAGACGCTACAGGTCCTGTCGAGTGTATGGGAACGCTATGGACAACATTCCAGGCCTTACACA CCCACTTTCAGACAAAGACACAATAGATTTTGGAACTCGGCTGCACTTCAGGGCCTTCTATACCCCTGGCCACACAGTGGGTCACATAATCTACCTGCTTGATGGCCGAGCGATAGGTGGCTCCAGCAGCTTGTTTTCAGGGGACCTGGTATTCCTCTCTGGATGTG GGAGAATGTTTGAGGGTAATGCCTCAACTATGCTGTCATCTCTGGATACAGTGGGATCGCTGAACGATGAAACTCTGCTTTGGCCTG GACATGAGTATGCTGAGGATAACCTGCTGTTTGCTGCTGAAGTGGAGCCTTGCAATGTTGTACGGGACCAGAAGTTGCAGTGGGTGCTGCAACAGAGGGGTCAGAGACTTTGCACA TGTCCATCCACCCTAGCGGAGGAGAAGCAATACAATCCCTTCCTGCGGAGCCACTCCCAGGATCTCCACCGGGCTCTGGGTCTGCAGCAGAATCAGGACGAGGACTGGACGTCATATCGCGCCCGTGTTTTAGAGGAACTGCGTAGACGGAAGGACATTTATAAGGACCGATAA
- the catip gene encoding ciliogenesis-associated TTC17-interacting protein — MEESESTPNETEELKASVNAVEFIYSITPKDLDQCLFADSLVTVSDSGRELGDFTVSVTKASYNDELCYLLHANSHGTIDDIPCGTSIIAYISINLEILEENHHEYVKLEKQTVDRKVHIVKQDDQLVVNRIISEKEGVKTQTHTFPLSSLKGFVSEASNLMILRILARQKTVPENMTFLSFDADTVLSKSVYRALGCKKQMIGEELVDIFGIERTVSPAKDSSGTWHCYFLPDGHLASRVQLGSPAIMKLLHLPFLLDGVEKDQIPVFEKKPLIWEEDMALYSKFLDRKEELKADYSSYVRQHPELKALLADFLQFLLLRKPQDVFSFARDFFALASQSPPGKSCKDSQNFPQE, encoded by the exons ATGGAGGAGAGTGAATCAACACCGAATGAAACAGAAGAGCTGAAAGCTTCGGTTAATGCAGTGGagtttatttacagcatta CACCGAAGGATCTGGACCAGTGTTTGTTCGCAGATTCACTTGTGACTGTGTCAGATTCGGGCCGGGAGCTGGGAGACTTCACTGTGAGTGTCACCAAGGCAAGCTACAATGATGAGCTATGTTATCTGCTCCATGCCAACAGTCATGGAACGATTGATGACATTCCTTGTGGTACATCCATTATAG CTTACATATCGATAAATCTTGAGATACTGGAAGAGAATCATCATGAATATGTAAAG TTAGAAAAGCAGACTGTGGACAGGAAAGTACATATTGTTAAACAGGATGATCAGCTAGTGGTAAACCGAATCATCTCAGAGAAAGAG GGAGTGAAGACACAAACCCACACATTTCCACTGAGCTCTCTAAAGGGTTTTGTGTCTGAAGCATCCAACTTAATGATCCTGCGTATACTGGCCCGGCAGAAGACTGTTCCAGAAAACATGACATTCCTGTCATTTGATGCAGATACTGTGCTTTCTAAGTCAGTTTAT AGAGCACTTGGGTGCAAGAAGCAGATGATTGGGGAAGAGTTAGTTGATATCTTTGGGATTGAAAGGACTGTCTCTCCTGCAAAGGACTCCTCAGGAACTTGGCATTGCTATTTCTTGCCAGATGG GCATCTAGCAAGCAGAGTGCAGTTGGGCTCACCTGCAATTATGAAGCTCCTGCATTTGCCTTTCTTGCTTGATGGAG TGGAGAAAGACCAGATTCCTGTGTTTGAGAAGAAGCCACTCATTTGGGAGGAAGACATGGCACTTTACTCAAAGTTTCTTGACAGAAAG GAGGAACTCAAAGCAGACTACTCCTCCTACGTAAGACAACACCCTGAGCTAAAGGCTTTATTGGCAGACTTCCTGCAGTTCCTGCTGTTGAGGAAACCTCAAGATGTCTTCTCCTTTGCTCGTGACTTCTTTGCTCTTGCATCTCAAAGTCCTCCAGGAAAGTCCTGTAAAGACTCACAAAACTTTCCACAAGAATAA
- the LOC131542290 gene encoding dystrotelin-like encodes MDLDSTEGLNEIRSAVYRAALKLRTLQKLCQMHLVSLQDLRPVLNTLCSSGEPMISLAQEDVQQHLEELFQSISHELPDEAVPEATDQTTRLLFKLFDREQTGVILLRSVEAALIALCGDTLSAKHRGLFYIHLISK; translated from the exons ATGGATTTGGATAGCACTG AAGGTCTAAATGAAATTCGTTCCGCAGTGTATCGAGCTGCTCTAAAGCTTCGCACGTTACAAAAACTATGTCAGA TGCACCTGGTGTCACTGCAGGATTTGCGCCCAGTTCTAAATACTTTGTGCAGTTCTGGGGAACCAATGATTAGTCTTGCTCAAGAAGATGTACAGCAGCATCTAGAAGAGCTATTCCAGAGCATTTCACATGAACTTCCTGATGAGGCGGTTCCTGAAGCCACAGATCAAACCACCAGGCTTCTCTTTAAACTGTTCGACAG AGAGCAAACTGGTGTTATTCTGCTCAGGTCAGTGGAGGCCGCGCTGATCGCCCTCTGTGGAGACACTCTCTCAGCTAAACACAGAGGTCTGTTCTACATTCACTTAATTTCTAAGTGA
- the casp8 gene encoding caspase-8 — MDLQKFHKIDENLTSSEVAQLKFLCMDLIPKKRLETVTDAKELFLRLDEQALLEDGLLVPELLITIGRLDLLGILKMSKDNVERNLLQRDASSKGVSAYRKMLFRISEDMTEENFRAVKFLVEIPRAKLGTSATFLDVMIEMEKLQKLGEDNLDELYCILDKCDKQLACRIEEYRAREQGGRLPLREVFGNVQVSFPDESMPRYQMETVHLSPCFTLGRRDSVVTDSDTEPRTGEYYNVTQLPLGYCLIINNFNFKERSSLTNRTGTDKDKDDLSRVFRRMHFEVEVQDDLTASDMKDVIRHFANRDHTRMGAFVCCVLSHGEKGTVLGVDGVEVEIRELTVPIAQCRTLASKPKLFFIQACQGNEGQNGVLTADAPENATEEDPYVEDAYNPAAHSIPIEADMLIGMATVERYQSYRHTKDGSIYIQELCNQLENLCPRKEDILSILTKVNREVSLKSLRGRKQMPEPRYTLTKKLVLPMDWAEIGNLRAREISDCPPSLPLSVPPSFLPSLSLSAIHSASQLNWFKYRVNRPGNIKIFPSRVVCIVFFLNHCRFLAEMGKIGTANNKNRTSQSNKNERKVKASNRSKRKKAVRRNSQANKENLPECVQKTNVPKRKREPLQPTGNISDHYRKKKRVVSTQKEFYPMSNRPLGYCLIINNFNFERTSLGNRRGTDKDKDDLTRVFENMFFKVEVQDDLQASDMQNVIKELAERDHSQMDAFVCCILSHGEKGSVLGIDGKPVSIRELTQPFAECHTLVNKPKLFFIQACQGNETQQGVWMTDGQENTGEEGTFEEDSYTAASHGLPKDADFLIGIATVEHYRSFRHTKDGSIFIQELCKQLESGCHLKEDINSILTKVNRIVSSKILQGCKQMPEVRYTLTKTLVLPMKQDS; from the exons ATGGATCTTCAGAAGTTTCACAAGATTGATGAGAACCTGACCAGTAGTGAAGTGGCCCAGCTGAAGTTTCTGTGTATGGACCTAATTCCCAAGAAACGTTTGGAGACAGTGACTGATGCCAAAGAACTGTTCCTACGACTGGACGAGCAAGCACTGCTTGAAGACGGGTTACTTGTCCCAGAGCTTCTGATCACAATTGGACGCCTTGACTTGCTTGGCATCCTGAAAATGTCCAAAGATAATGTGGAAAGAAATTTGCTACAACGTGACGCATCTAGTAAAGGTGTCTCAGCCTATAG AAAAATGCTATTTCGTATATCTGAGGATATGACAGAAGAAAACTTTCGTGCAGTGAAGTTTCTTGTGGAAATTCCAAGGGCAAAACTAGGAACATCTGCT ACATTTCTAGATGTTATGATTGAGATGGAAAAGCTACAGAAGCTTGGGGAAGACAACCTGGATGAACTTTACTGTATTCTAGACAAATGTGACAAACAGCTGGCCTGCAGGATAGAGGAGTACAGGGCCCGGGAACAAG GAGGCAGACTTCCTCTACGGGAAGTGTTTGGTAATGTGCAAGTTTCCTTTCCTGATGAAAGTATGCCAAGATAT CAAATGGAGACAGTACATCTCTCACCATGTTTTACCTTAGGGAGGAGGGACTCGGTTGTTACCGATTCAGACACTGAACCCAGA ACGGGGGAATATTATAATGTGACTCAGCTACCTCTTGGATACTGTTTAATCATCAACAACTTCAACTTTAAAGAAAGGTCCTCATTGACCAACCGGACAGGAACGGATAAGGACAAAG ATGACCTCAGCAGAGTGTTTCGCAGAATGCATTTTGAGGTTGAGGTTCAGGATGATCTCACAGCTTCAGATATGAAGGATGTGATAAGGCACTTTGCAAACAGGGATCATACTCGTATGGGTGCTTTTGTCTGCTGTGTCCTTTCGCATGGAGAGAAGGGCACAGTGTTGGGTGTAGATGGTGTAGAGGTTGAAATCCGTGAACTCACAGTCCCTATTGCTCAATGTCGTACGCTAGCATCCAAGCCCAAGCTTTTCTTCATTCAAGCCTGTCAAGGAAATGAGGGTCAGAATGGTGTATTGACAGCGGATGCACCGGAAAACGCTACAGAAGAAGACCCATATGTTGAAGACGCTTATAATCCTGCAGCACACTCTATTCCTATAGAAGCTGATATGCTAATTGGAATGGCCACAGTAGAGCGTTACCAGTCTTACCGCCACACTAAAGACGGTTCTATCTATATCCAGGAGCTCTGTAATCAGTTGGAGAATCTCTGCCCCAG AAAAGAGGATATCTTGTCCATCCTGACAAAAGTAAACCGTGAAGTgagtttaaaaagtttgaggGGCCGCAAGCAGATGCCTGAACCTCGATATACCCTCACCAAGAAGCTGGTCCTGCCCATGGACTG GGCGGAGATTGGAAATCTCAGAGCGCGAGAAATCTCAGATtgtcctccctccctccctctctccgtCCCTccctccttccttccttccctcTCCCTCTCCGCAATCCATTCGGCCAGTCAACTCAACTGGTTTAAATATCGTGTCAACAGACCCGGCAACATCAAAATATTTCCTTCTAGAGTGgtctgcattgttttttttttaaaccattgtAGGTTTTTGGCTGAG ATGGGTAAAATTGGGACTGCCAACAACAAAAATCGGACAAGTCAGAGTAACAAGAATGAGCGGAAGGTCAAAGCATCAAATAGATCAAAAAGGAAAAAGGCTGTAAGGAGGAATTCACAAGCaa ACAAAGAAAACCTTCCCGAATGTGTTCAAAAGACAAATGTACCTAAAAGAAAGCGGGAGCCCCTTCAACCAACTGGCAATATTTCTGATCATTACCGTAAAAAGAAACGTGTGG TGTCAACACAGAAGGAATTTTATCCCATGTCAAATAGGCCTCTTGGATATTGTTTGATCATCAACAACTTTAACTTTGAGAGGACGTCACTTGGAAACCGGAGAGGGACAGATAAAGATAAAG ATGATCTCACCAGAGTATTTGAGAACATGTTTTTCAAAGTTGAGGTGCAGGATGATTTGCAAGCGTCAGATATGCAGAATGTGATAAAGGAGCTTGCAGAGAGGGATCACTCTCAGATGGATGCCTTTGTCTGCTGCATCCTGTCCCATGGAGAAAAAGGCTCTGTTCTGGGAATAGATGGAAAACCAGTATCGATCCGTGAACTCACACAGCCTTTTGCTGAATGCCACACTCTAGTTAACAAGCCAAAGCTTTTCTTCATTCAAGCCTGTCAGGGTAATGAGACCCAGCAAGGTGTTTGGATGACAGATGGACAGGAGAACACTGGAGAAGAAGGAACATTTGAGGAGGATTCTTATACTGCAGCATCGCACGGTCTTCCTAAAGATGCTGATTTTCTCATTGGAATAGCAACGGTTGAGCACTACAGATCTTTCCGCCACACAAAAGATGGCTCCATCTTTATCCAGGAACTCTGCAAACAGCTGGAAAGTGGCTGTCACTT GAAAGAGGACATAAACTCAATTTTGACAAAGGTGAATAGAATAGTGAGCTCCAAAATCCTTCAGGGTTGCAAGCAGATGCCTGAGGTTCGCTACACTCTAACCAAAACACTGGTCCTGCCCATGAAGCAAGACTCCTGA
- the casp20 gene encoding caspase 20, apoptosis-related cysteine peptidase, producing the protein MGEKESFNRIRQNKIFLLETLSEDPNIIVQHVQEANLISQREYKNLSDITKREEKVISLLDILMGKGEKTCCQFIDLLRQEKILEDFPKLKNHVVIAFPAMPHTSPVQEVSQYKIEQIPRGVCVIINNVDFATMKERRGSDEDQKCLAKVFHWLGFKVVEHRNKTAAEMKNLLKEVGKTVDGDCFVCCTLSHGMKEGVCGTDGAVISVDEIREPFNGNNCQKLAGKPKLFFIQACRGNRNQQRVHVQADAPDDEESDMEVDGDDFDITIPADTDFLIARSTTDGHSSYRNPEEGSWFIQSLCRNLKQHCPKGTDIQTILLSVNNEVSRQGLKSKQMPVHEVAMRMKLVLLPANH; encoded by the exons ATGGGGGAAAAAGAATCATTTAACAGAATTCGccaaaataaaattttcctCTTGGAGACTTTATCTGAAGATCCCAATATCATCGTGCAGCATGTGCAGGAGGCTAATCTTATTTCTCAACGTGAATACAAGAACCTCTCAGATATTACTAAAAGAGAGGAGAAAGTCATCAGTCTACTTGACATACTCATGGGAAAGGGGGAGAAAACTTGTTGCCAGTTCATTGACCTTTTAAGACAGGAGAAAATACTGGAAGATTTTCCAAAATTAAAGAATCATGTCGTTATTGCTTTTCCAGCCATGCCACACACCTCTCCAGTGCAGGAG GTCTCTCAATACAAAATAGAACAAATTCCACGTGGTGTTTGCGTAATCATCAATAATGTAGATTTTGCGACCATGAAGGAAAGAAGAGGATCAGATGAGGACCAAA AGTGTCTTGCCAAAGTGTTCCACTGGCTGGGGTTTAAGGTGGTGGAGCACAGAAATAAAACTGCAGCTGAGATGAAGAATCTCCTCAAGGAAGTGGGGAAGACAGTAGATGGAGACTGCTTTGTCTGCTGCACCCTCTCCCATGGCATGAAGGAAGGAGTCTGTGGAACTGATGGTGCTGTTATTTCTGTTGATGAAATACGAGAGCCTTTCAATGGCAACAACTGCCAGAAGCTAGCCGGCAAGCCCAAGCTGTTTTTCATACAGGCATGTCGTGGGAATAGAAATCAACAACGTGTGCATGTCCAAGCAGATGCTCCAGATGATGAAGAGTCAGACATGGAGGTGGATGGTGATGATTTTGATATCACAATTCCGGCTGACACGGATTTCCTTATTGCCAGGTCAACCACTGATGGTCACTCTTCTTATAGAAATCCAGAAGAGGGCTCCTGGTTTATTCAGTCACTTTGCCGAAACCTAAAGCAGCATTGTCCAAA AGGTACAGACATCCAGACCATCCTGCTTAGTGTGAATAATGAAGTTAGCAGGCAGGGATTGAAGAGCAAACAGATGCCTGTCCATGAAGTCGCCATGAGGATGAAGCTGGTCCTGCTGCCAGCAAACCACTGA